One Diospyros lotus cultivar Yz01 chromosome 1, ASM1463336v1, whole genome shotgun sequence genomic window carries:
- the LOC127793543 gene encoding protein SHORT HYPOCOTYL IN WHITE LIGHT 1 isoform X2: MASSVALSPQSLSSCPETHSNFTNTHRNTIVFQFRFHRIYPRLQASRRISNFPQEGGGNLVNDPRNWGRRLEDYVDYDEEEDEDEDEEEEDRSMDLLVRFVQNVFKKISRKARKAVRSVLPITISTKLVGFAVNGVIVLAFLWVLKAFLEIDCSEEDFTSKEYL; the protein is encoded by the exons ATGGCTTCGTCGGTCGCTCTCTCTCCGCAGTCGCTTTCCTCCTGCCCAGAAACACACTCAAACTTCACCAACACTCATCGCAATACGATCGTCTTCCAGTTTCGCTTTCATCGAATCTATCCTCGTCTTCAGGCTTCCAGAAGAATCTCCAATTTTCCCCAGGAAGGTGGTGGTAATTTGGTCAACGACCCACGAAATTGGGGTCGCAGATTGGAGGACTATGTCGATTACgatgaggaggaggatgaggacgaggacgaggaagaagaagatcggagTATGGATCTTCTGGTGAGGTTCGTTCAGAATGTGTTCAAGAAGATCTCCAGAAAAGCCAGGAAGGCCGTCCGTTCTGTTCTGCCTATAACCATCTCCACCAAATTG GTGGGTTTTGCTGTCAATGGAGTCATAGTGCTTGCTTTCTTGTGGGTTTTGAAGGCCTTCCTTGag ATTGATTGTTCTGAAGAAGACTTCACTTCCAAAGAATATCTGTGA
- the LOC127793543 gene encoding protein SHORT HYPOCOTYL IN WHITE LIGHT 1 isoform X1 gives MASSVALSPQSLSSCPETHSNFTNTHRNTIVFQFRFHRIYPRLQASRRISNFPQEGGGNLVNDPRNWGRRLEDYVDYDEEEDEDEDEEEEDRSMDLLVRFVQNVFKKISRKARKAVRSVLPITISTKLVGFAVNGVIVLAFLWVLKAFLEVVCTLGSVVFVSILLIRGIWSGVSYLQETRRYGANEFDDEHQAWNGAQPAS, from the exons ATGGCTTCGTCGGTCGCTCTCTCTCCGCAGTCGCTTTCCTCCTGCCCAGAAACACACTCAAACTTCACCAACACTCATCGCAATACGATCGTCTTCCAGTTTCGCTTTCATCGAATCTATCCTCGTCTTCAGGCTTCCAGAAGAATCTCCAATTTTCCCCAGGAAGGTGGTGGTAATTTGGTCAACGACCCACGAAATTGGGGTCGCAGATTGGAGGACTATGTCGATTACgatgaggaggaggatgaggacgaggacgaggaagaagaagatcggagTATGGATCTTCTGGTGAGGTTCGTTCAGAATGTGTTCAAGAAGATCTCCAGAAAAGCCAGGAAGGCCGTCCGTTCTGTTCTGCCTATAACCATCTCCACCAAATTG GTGGGTTTTGCTGTCAATGGAGTCATAGTGCTTGCTTTCTTGTGGGTTTTGAAGGCCTTCCTTGag GTGGTCTGCACCCTTGGGAGCGTAGTCTTTGTAAGCATCTTGCTTATCCGTGGTATATGGTCCGGTGTATCCTATTTGCAAGAAACCCGCAGATATGGGGCAAATGAATTTGACGATGAGCACCAAGCATGGAATGGTGCACAGCCTGCATCTTGA
- the LOC127811964 gene encoding tubulin alpha chain-like isoform X2, whose protein sequence is MRECISIHIGQAGIQVGNACWELYCLEHGIQPDGQMPGDKIVGGGDDAFNTFFSETGAGRHVPRAVFVDLEPTVIDEVRIGTYRQLFHPEQLISGKEDAANNFARGHYTIGKEIVELCLDRIRKLADNCTGLQGFLVFNAVGGGTGSGLGSLLLERLSVDYGKKSKLGFTVYPSPQVSTSVVEPYNSVLSTHSLLEHTDVAVLLDNEAIYDICRRSLDIERPTYTNLNRLVSQVISSLTASLRFDGALNVDVTEFQTNLVPYPRIHFMLSSYAPVISAEKAHHEQLSVAEITNSAFEPSSMMAKCDPRHGKYMACCLMYRGDVVPKDVNAAVATIKTKRTIQFVDWCPTGFKCGINYQPPTVVPGGDLAKVQRAVCMISNSTSVAEEWRRESSLKLVRILLLWRRTTRRWVLSRLMEMRVTKGMSTED, encoded by the exons atgagagagtgCATTTCGATCCATATCGGTCAGGCCGGCATTCAGGTCGGCAATGCCTGCTGGGAACTTTACTGCCTCGAGCATGGCATCCAG CCTGATGGCCAAATGCCAGGTGACAAGATTGTTGGTGGAGGTGATGATGCCTTCAATACCTTTTTCAGTGAAACTGGTGCTGGGAGGCATGTTCCCCGTGCTGTCTTTGTAGATCTTGAACCCACTGTCATAGATGAAGTTAGGATTGGAACCTACCGCCAGCTTTTCCACCCAGAGCAACTGATCAGCGGCAAGGAAGATGCTGCCAACAACTTTGCTCGTGGTCACTACACAA TTGGGAAGGAGATTGTTGAACTCTGCTTGGATCGCATCCGAAAACTTGCTGATAATTGCACTGGCCTCCAAGGGTTCCTCGTCTTTAATGCTGTTGGAGGGGGCACTGGATCTGGTCTTGGTTCCCTTCTCCTTGAGCGGCTTTCTGTTGATTATGGAAAGAAATCCAAGCTTGGTTTCACTGTCTATCCCTCACCACAGGTCTCCACATCTGTTGTTGAGCCCTACAACAGTGTCCTCTCAACCCATTCGCTTCTGGAGCACACTGATGTTGCCGTCCTTCTTGACAATGAAGCAATCTATGACATCTGCAGGCGCTCGCTTGACATCGAGAGGCCCACTTACACCAACTTGAACCGCCTTGTTTCCCAG GTGATTTCGTCCTTGACTGCATCCCTGAGGTTTGATGGTGCCTTGAACGTGGATGTGACtgaattccaaacaaacttgGTACCCTACCCAAGAATCCACTTCATGCTTTCATCTTATGCACCGGTTATCTCAGCTGAAAAGGCACATCACGAGCAGCTCTCCGTTGCGGAGATCACCAACAGTGCATTTGAGCCCTCATCTATGATGGCAAAGTGCGACCCCCGCCACGGCAAGTACATGGCGTGCTGCCTGATGTACCGCGGTGATGTTGTGCCCAAGGACGTGAATGCGGCTGTTGCCACGATCAAGACCAAGCGCACCATTCAATTTGTCGACTGGTGCCCTACTGGATTCAAGTGCGGTATCAACTACCAACCACCTACCGTTGTTCCGGGAGGTGATCTGGCCAAGGTGCAGAGAGCCGTCTGCATGATCTCCAACTCTACTAGTGTTGCCGAG GAATGGAGGAGGGAGAGTTCTCTGAAGCTCGTGAGGATCTTGCTGCTCTGGAGAAGGACTACGAGGAGGTGGGTGCTGAGTCGCCTGATGGAGATGAGGGTGACGAAGGGGATGAGTACTGAGGATTGA
- the LOC127811964 gene encoding tubulin alpha chain-like isoform X1 produces the protein MRECISIHIGQAGIQVGNACWELYCLEHGIQPDGQMPGDKIVGGGDDAFNTFFSETGAGRHVPRAVFVDLEPTVIDEVRIGTYRQLFHPEQLISGKEDAANNFARGHYTIGKEIVELCLDRIRKLADNCTGLQGFLVFNAVGGGTGSGLGSLLLERLSVDYGKKSKLGFTVYPSPQVSTSVVEPYNSVLSTHSLLEHTDVAVLLDNEAIYDICRRSLDIERPTYTNLNRLVSQVISSLTASLRFDGALNVDVTEFQTNLVPYPRIHFMLSSYAPVISAEKAHHEQLSVAEITNSAFEPSSMMAKCDPRHGKYMACCLMYRGDVVPKDVNAAVATIKTKRTIQFVDWCPTGFKCGINYQPPTVVPGGDLAKVQRAVCMISNSTSVAEVFSRIDHKFDLMYAKRAFVHWYVGEGMEEGEFSEAREDLAALEKDYEEVGAESPDGDEGDEGDEY, from the exons atgagagagtgCATTTCGATCCATATCGGTCAGGCCGGCATTCAGGTCGGCAATGCCTGCTGGGAACTTTACTGCCTCGAGCATGGCATCCAG CCTGATGGCCAAATGCCAGGTGACAAGATTGTTGGTGGAGGTGATGATGCCTTCAATACCTTTTTCAGTGAAACTGGTGCTGGGAGGCATGTTCCCCGTGCTGTCTTTGTAGATCTTGAACCCACTGTCATAGATGAAGTTAGGATTGGAACCTACCGCCAGCTTTTCCACCCAGAGCAACTGATCAGCGGCAAGGAAGATGCTGCCAACAACTTTGCTCGTGGTCACTACACAA TTGGGAAGGAGATTGTTGAACTCTGCTTGGATCGCATCCGAAAACTTGCTGATAATTGCACTGGCCTCCAAGGGTTCCTCGTCTTTAATGCTGTTGGAGGGGGCACTGGATCTGGTCTTGGTTCCCTTCTCCTTGAGCGGCTTTCTGTTGATTATGGAAAGAAATCCAAGCTTGGTTTCACTGTCTATCCCTCACCACAGGTCTCCACATCTGTTGTTGAGCCCTACAACAGTGTCCTCTCAACCCATTCGCTTCTGGAGCACACTGATGTTGCCGTCCTTCTTGACAATGAAGCAATCTATGACATCTGCAGGCGCTCGCTTGACATCGAGAGGCCCACTTACACCAACTTGAACCGCCTTGTTTCCCAG GTGATTTCGTCCTTGACTGCATCCCTGAGGTTTGATGGTGCCTTGAACGTGGATGTGACtgaattccaaacaaacttgGTACCCTACCCAAGAATCCACTTCATGCTTTCATCTTATGCACCGGTTATCTCAGCTGAAAAGGCACATCACGAGCAGCTCTCCGTTGCGGAGATCACCAACAGTGCATTTGAGCCCTCATCTATGATGGCAAAGTGCGACCCCCGCCACGGCAAGTACATGGCGTGCTGCCTGATGTACCGCGGTGATGTTGTGCCCAAGGACGTGAATGCGGCTGTTGCCACGATCAAGACCAAGCGCACCATTCAATTTGTCGACTGGTGCCCTACTGGATTCAAGTGCGGTATCAACTACCAACCACCTACCGTTGTTCCGGGAGGTGATCTGGCCAAGGTGCAGAGAGCCGTCTGCATGATCTCCAACTCTACTAGTGTTGCCGAGGTCTTCTCCCGCATAGATCATAAGTTCGATCTGATGTATGCCAAGCGCGCTTTCGTGCATTGGTACGTGGGTGAAGGAATGGAGGAGGGAGAGTTCTCTGAAGCTCGTGAGGATCTTGCTGCTCTGGAGAAGGACTACGAGGAGGTGGGTGCTGAGTCGCCTGATGGAGATGAGGGTGACGAAGGGGATGAGTACTGA
- the LOC127812862 gene encoding amino acid permease 6-like — MQGSTSFALESTQESAKFDDDGQIKRTGTWMTASAHIITAVIGSGVLSLAWALAQLGWIAGPFALMTFSLITWFSSLLLADCYRGPVSLSIRNYTYMHAVKSHLGGINVGLCGLAQLTNLVGTTIGYTITTAISMSAIKRSNCFHKHGHEAGCHTSNNTFMIIFAVVQIILCQIPNFHQLSILSVIAAVMSFAYSGIGLALGIAKLAGGGLGKTSLTGVPIGENGVTNAQKIWNASQALGNIAFAYSYAVVLVEIQDTLKSSPPEAVAMKKATTAGIFVTTVFYMLCGVIGYAAFGNNAPGNFLTGFGFYEPFWLIDLANMCIVVHLVGAYQVFGQPIFGYVESRCRRQWPGSEFIAKEYPIATCGGGTMSFNLFRLVWRTTYVIFTIVIAMLLPFFNDFLGLLGAASFWPLTVYFPIAMYISRAKIRRFSFTWIWMQLLSLVCALVSLVAAAGSISGLVKSAQKYEPFKSVS, encoded by the exons atgcaGGGAAGCACGAGCTTCGCTCTCGAATCCACCCAAGAAAGTGCAAAGTTCGACGATGACGGCCAGATTAAGCGCACTG GGACTTGGATGACCGCGAGTGCACATATAATAACAGCTGTGATCGGGTCAGGGGTGTTGTCGTTGGCTTGGGCCTTGGCCCAGTTGGGGTGGATCGCCGGCCCCTTTGCTCTCATGACCTTCTCTCTCATCACCTGGTTTTCTTCTCTCCTCCTCGCCGATTGCTATAGAGGCCCCGTCTCTCTCTCCATCAGAAACTACACTTACATGCACGCTGTCAAATCGCATCTAG GGGGAATCAATGTTGGGTTGTGCGGACTTGCTCAACTCACCAACCTCGTCGGGACAACCATCGGATACACAATCACTACCGCCATTAGCATGTC GGCCATCAAGAGATCCAATTGCTTCCACAAGCATGGCCATGAAGCGGGTTGCCATACATCCAACAACACATTCATGATCATCTTCGCGGTTGTACAGATTATCCTCTGCCAGATTCCTAACTTCCACCAGCTCTCCATTCTGTCTGTCATCGCCGCCGTTATGTCCTTCGCCTACTCGGGCATCGGTCTCGCCCTTGGCATTGCCAAACTTGCAG GAGGGGGGCTTGGAAAGACCAGCCTGACCGGCGTTCCGATCGGCGAAAATGGAGTGACAAATGCGCAGAAAATCTGGAACGCGTCCCAGGCTCTTGGAAACATTGCTTTTGCATATTCTTACGCTGTGGTCCTTGTCGAAATACAG GACACGCTAAAATCTAGCCCGCCGGAGGCCGTGGCGATGAAGAAGGCGACCACCGCAGGAATCTTCGTCACTACAGTGTTCTACATGTTATGTGGAGTCATTGGTTATGCCGCGTTCGGGAACAACGCGCCGGGAAACTTCCTCACTGGGTTCGGCTTCTACGAACCCTTTTGGCTTATCGACCTCGCCAACATGTGCATCGTCGTCCATCTTGTTGGAGCCTATCAG GTGTTTGGCCAACCGATTTTCGGGTACGTTGAGAGTCGATGTCGAAGGCAATGGCCCGGGAGCGAATTCATTGCAAAGGAATACCCCATAGCCACATGCGGCGGAGGGACAATGAGCTTCAACCTTTTTCGGCTAGTCTGGAGAACAACATATGTGATCTTCACAATCGTGATCGCCATGTTACTCCCCTTCTTCAACGACTTTCTAGGCCTTCTCGGTGCCGCCTCTTTTTGGCCGCTGACTGTGTATTTTCCGATTGCCATGTACATCTCCCGGGCAAAGATCCGACGGTTTTCCTTCACCTGGATTTGGATGCAGCTGCTCAGCTTAGTGTGCGCGCTCGTGTCACTTGTTGCTGCGGCCGGATCCATTAGTGGCCTTGTCAAGTCTGCCCAAAAATATGAGCCTTTCAAATCTGTGTCTTGA